The Anopheles moucheti chromosome 3, idAnoMoucSN_F20_07, whole genome shotgun sequence genome contains the following window.
CAAGAGATTTGTCGCGCCTTGGCTGATATGAAGCATCTTTTTGAGGAATATCGTagtttacagaagaaaaccACCTCGTCCGGTACCAAATCGGACAAATCAGAGGCCAAATAGTGATATGTGTGGATGTTACAGCAATGAATGCAATCCCTGTTGCAACACATATCGTGCAGAAAACATCAATACGTTTATCAACGGAACCGAATTTCTACAAACTCTAGTGCGTTATAGAAAGGTTTCATAATCGTTACTGCAGCAGACGATCTATCTGTGCACTTTTCTTTTGATCGAAGGTTCTCCCATCGATATTTTGTTCCGCACAGGATTTTATTTGTTAACCGATATTGTATAGCTGGAGCTGTGTGATGATTAGTTTTCCGTTAAAAAGTACTAATTGTGCTGATATTTGTTGGAAATAGTGATGTAATGTGAAGTGCAATGAGGTCGATATACGTTTTCCATCAATAATCTAGAataggcaaaagaaaaaaagattagggcaaataaaaaaaaacaacaacagatgGAAGCTTAGTCGACGGCAATCTATAAAGGAATGCATTAAACACTACTAAAGCACATCACCCGGAGAGAGGAGAATTTGGTTGATTAGAGCGTGCATTAGAGAATAAGCGTGATCAAGTGCGATCATACAGAACTGCTGCTAACTATGCAATCATCAATGCAATTGAAAGACATACCaacatcaaacacacaaaatgttaCACACGAGGTCAAGAGTGAAAGGGCGGCACAGAATGCTGCAAACaactgtttatttgttttttcttattaATTTTCGTTGAAGGTAGTGCAAAAAGTGTTTGTTGTAGATAATATTAGATGAATACACCCACGCAAAACAGAGAAACTAATGGTAATCGATATACAGAAATAGCGTAAATGAAGGAATTATAAGCTGTGGTGTATGGAAGATTGATAAAAGAGGGAGTATGTGCCCGTTAAGACAAACAACTGAAGCTAGCCactttttaagcagttttacAACTTAGTATAAAACCATATTTTGGAAATAAATACACGTGTACATCAACAAAATATTGTGCCGTTCTGTTATCCTATTGCTTCCGTCGCTCCAAAATAGAACAATTTAGATCTTTAATTTCAATGTTTCGTTACCATCGTTTGtaggaatgttttgtttaacttatttacttatttttatCGTTTAGGTGTCATGGGACGCTCTTATCAGAATACATCTTTGTTACAATGATATTTAGCTCACTTTTACTTTAATTTATCGCACTTCTTCATTTATCTCGTATAAACACGGATGTGGGAAATATTTATGGCCCAATAGTAAATATGgcccaaaaaatgaaaaatgtgcaAATACTCGTTGCAACAAGCCAACAAGAATGCGCTAGGAAATGGTATGCACCTACCTACTTCTGCGTTACTATGGCGAGCCACTTCTGTTTACCAAACAATTCGTTGTTCGTAGCAACGTAAAATGCCACTCCAGTTCCATTGCCAACCGTCATCACGGTCTGTTATCGGAAGGTTGTAACATTTAATCTGAGCGTTTTTCGTCTTTTTTGTGCGTCGTGTGAAACCGTCgtatttttatcaaacgaGATAAAACATGAGTGAACTAAACTCGATGGAGGTTGATACGACGGAAACAATACAGGACATTGCCGTCAAGTTGGTGACAGAGCAACTAAAAAATGAATCCCGGCTCGCTACAGCGCCAACCGAGCGTACGGTTTTCGTGCTCGGAAGCAAAGGAGTAGTAAGCATTGGTCCTCAAGTCGGTCCAATCAACTTGTTTAATGATTGAATTATTTGTCCTTTCAGGGAAAATCGACGCTCATCAATAGATTCCTAGATCGGGATGATGTACCGCGCCCAACACTGGCATTAGAATATTCGTTCGGCCGTAAAACTGCTTCGGGACAGGGAGCCGAAAAGAATATATGCAACGTTTGGGAGCTGGGTAGTTTAGCTAACTCCAGCCAGCTAATAGAAATGCCCATCCGTTCGCATGGGCTGCAGACGTTCTCTAGCATAATTATGCTGGATCTTTCTCAACCGGATCGACTGTGGACCGATCTCGAAAGCGTGCTGAATGGTTTGAGGCAAGCGACTGGTAAGCACGCCGCTGCTGGACAGATCGAGGAAATGAAGTCACTGACCGCCCAAAGGATCGGTAAAGAGCATCCCGATCTCGGCACACTAGAGctgtttccatttccaatcGTTATCGTCGGTGGTAAGTACGACGTTTACCAGAATTTGGACTCGGAAGTACGCAAACATGTCTGCCGATGTTTGCGCTCCATCGCACACACGCTCGGTGCCGCTTTGGTGTACTATTCCTCGAAAAACTCTTCCCTTTCGAAGCTTGCCAGAGACACGATGAACCATTTAGGTTTCGGAAGTCCTTCAAATCCCTTTCGTGCGGCCGCTTTTGATCATTCGTCGCCCCTAACCATACCGTTCGGTGCCGACTCCTGGGCACGTATTGGTGTAACGCCTAGTAATTCGGAACGTATTGGACACAGCTTTAGTACGCAAATACCGCAGTTGCCATTAGTAAACAGTGCCGTTGTGCCAGACGATCCGGCGAAGGACGCCGGATTCAAGGAGGCTACGATTGACGAACTGCGTTCGCAAAAGGATGAAGAATTGATGTATGTGCTGAAGGATACCGAGATACGCATGAAGTTCGAAGTGGTTCAGTAGCTGCTCTGCTTCCGCTTAATAATTGTTAATTAGCAAGCACATAACGATGCTAACAAGTAAGCGAAcaggaaaatagaaaacgtTGCGCAATTTGTTCGTGGCAAGGTTAACAACCTTGCCCAGTTAGCGCCAGTGCAAAGAAATCGACGGTTTACGACAAAACAGAAACcacatcaaataaaaaaaaatcagc
Protein-coding sequences here:
- the LOC128304848 gene encoding cytoplasmic dynein 2 light intermediate chain 1 yields the protein MSELNSMEVDTTETIQDIAVKLVTEQLKNESRLATAPTERTVFVLGSKGVGKSTLINRFLDRDDVPRPTLALEYSFGRKTASGQGAEKNICNVWELGSLANSSQLIEMPIRSHGLQTFSSIIMLDLSQPDRLWTDLESVLNGLRQATGKHAAAGQIEEMKSLTAQRIGKEHPDLGTLELFPFPIVIVGGKYDVYQNLDSEVRKHVCRCLRSIAHTLGAALVYYSSKNSSLSKLARDTMNHLGFGSPSNPFRAAAFDHSSPLTIPFGADSWARIGVTPSNSERIGHSFSTQIPQLPLVNSAVVPDDPAKDAGFKEATIDELRSQKDEELMYVLKDTEIRMKFEVVQ